In the genome of Streptomyces racemochromogenes, one region contains:
- a CDS encoding aminoglycoside phosphotransferase family protein, whose product MTHTQIEVTAELVRHLLRDQHPDLADRPVRLGARGWDNQLWRLGDDLAVRLPWATQSADALLRKEHAWLPVLAPHLPLPVPVPQRLGEPSERFPRPWTVTTWVQGEPADRAPATRAADAADSLAAFLTALHRPSPAGAPVGRGRGGPLADHAEGFAKALASATEARLIPDPEAVRIVWEDALAAPAWTGPPLWLHGDLHPANILTADGTFCGVIDFGDLCTGDPACDLAAPWILLPDDAADRFRAAYRPTPDTATLRRARGWAVLRALSGVLIGEAGVHGRPGGKATWGPPAHAALRRLVATRWDDTHKRE is encoded by the coding sequence ATGACCCACACCCAGATCGAGGTCACAGCAGAGTTGGTCCGCCACCTGTTGCGTGACCAGCATCCCGACCTGGCCGATCGCCCGGTGAGGCTCGGCGCACGCGGTTGGGACAACCAGCTGTGGCGGCTCGGCGACGACCTCGCCGTCCGGTTGCCCTGGGCGACACAGTCCGCCGATGCGCTGCTGCGCAAGGAGCACGCCTGGCTGCCCGTCCTTGCCCCGCACCTCCCGCTGCCGGTCCCCGTCCCGCAGCGCCTCGGCGAGCCCTCCGAGCGCTTTCCGCGGCCCTGGACCGTCACCACGTGGGTGCAGGGCGAGCCCGCCGACCGCGCCCCCGCCACGCGCGCCGCGGACGCGGCCGACAGCTTGGCCGCCTTCCTGACGGCTCTTCACCGGCCCTCTCCCGCCGGGGCTCCCGTCGGCCGTGGCCGCGGGGGACCGCTGGCCGACCACGCCGAGGGGTTCGCCAAGGCACTCGCGTCGGCCACCGAGGCGCGGCTGATCCCCGACCCGGAGGCCGTCCGCATCGTCTGGGAGGACGCCCTCGCCGCACCCGCGTGGACGGGCCCGCCCCTGTGGCTCCACGGTGACCTGCACCCGGCCAACATCCTCACCGCCGACGGCACCTTCTGCGGCGTGATCGATTTCGGCGACCTCTGCACCGGCGACCCGGCCTGCGACCTCGCCGCACCGTGGATACTGCTGCCGGACGACGCCGCCGACCGCTTCCGCGCGGCCTACCGGCCGACCCCGGACACCGCGACCCTGCGCCGCGCCCGCGGCTGGGCGGTGCTGCGCGCCCTCAGCGGCGTCCTCATCGGAGAAGCAGGCGTCCACGGCCGCCCCGGCGGCAAGGCCACCTGGGGCCCACCCGCACACGCCGCGTTGCGACGACTCGTCGCAACGAGATGGGACGACACCCACAAGCGGGAGTAG
- a CDS encoding 2OG-Fe(II) oxygenase: protein MFEMPVNPFELSEEALSRISADDSWAPIEKEIPNVDARVIRHFLTQAEVEVFAAELAAQRFAPVGRDGVAANYAEGDPVAHLRATAESEALAAEFYRRLRTFLPLEVGPDDPTDSDGNPWKPAAVNPRMRFITYEHGGLLVPHYDSPYFAPDGRRTLLTVVVYLSYEAVGGETRFIADQQNDLPFAQRDFSDWPRLAKPEEILGIHRPEPGDALLFWHRTLHDSAPILEGTKTILRTDVLYKPIDVS from the coding sequence ATGTTCGAAATGCCGGTGAATCCCTTCGAGCTCTCGGAAGAAGCGCTGAGTCGAATATCTGCCGATGACTCGTGGGCCCCGATCGAGAAGGAGATCCCCAACGTCGATGCCAGGGTGATTCGCCACTTCCTGACCCAGGCCGAAGTGGAGGTATTCGCGGCCGAACTGGCTGCCCAGCGCTTTGCTCCGGTGGGGCGAGACGGCGTCGCCGCCAACTATGCAGAGGGAGATCCGGTCGCCCATCTCCGCGCCACGGCTGAATCCGAAGCCTTGGCGGCAGAGTTCTACCGCAGGCTGCGGACGTTTCTGCCGCTTGAAGTGGGGCCGGACGATCCGACGGATTCGGACGGAAACCCCTGGAAGCCGGCGGCCGTCAATCCACGTATGCGCTTCATCACGTACGAACACGGCGGACTTCTCGTTCCGCACTACGATTCGCCCTATTTCGCCCCCGACGGGAGGCGGACTCTCCTGACGGTCGTCGTCTACCTGTCATATGAGGCGGTGGGCGGAGAAACACGGTTCATCGCCGACCAGCAGAACGATCTGCCCTTTGCGCAACGCGACTTCTCGGACTGGCCCCGGCTCGCAAAGCCCGAGGAGATATTGGGCATCCACCGCCCCGAACCGGGCGATGCGCTCCTCTTCTGGCATCGGACGCTTCACGACTCGGCCCCGATTCTTGAGGGCACGAAAACAATTCTCAGAACCGATGTGCTCTACAAGCCCATAGATGTGTCGTGA
- a CDS encoding GrpB family protein, producing MGKPVEIMPYDPAWPVMFATWGTCLRVALGDAAARIDHIGSTSVPGLAAKPVIDIQISVESLEATDAFLRPLTEMGLVYRADNPERTKRYFREPPGQRRTHVHVRQTGSFSQQFPLLFRDYLRCHTAAANEYAAAKQHCAARFRDDRPGYVQAKDAFVWDVIRRADAWAQHTGWTPGPSDA from the coding sequence ATGGGAAAGCCAGTAGAGATCATGCCCTACGACCCTGCGTGGCCAGTCATGTTCGCCACGTGGGGCACGTGCCTGCGTGTCGCCCTCGGTGATGCTGCGGCTCGTATCGACCACATCGGGTCCACCTCGGTGCCAGGACTGGCGGCCAAGCCGGTGATCGACATCCAGATCTCAGTGGAATCGCTGGAAGCGACGGATGCGTTCCTGCGCCCGCTGACAGAGATGGGGCTCGTGTACCGGGCGGACAATCCCGAACGGACCAAACGATACTTCCGGGAACCTCCAGGTCAGCGCCGGACCCACGTGCACGTGCGGCAAACGGGCAGCTTCTCACAGCAGTTCCCCCTCCTGTTCCGCGACTACCTCCGGTGCCACACGGCTGCCGCGAACGAGTACGCGGCCGCCAAGCAGCACTGCGCGGCCAGATTCCGCGACGACCGTCCCGGCTACGTCCAGGCAAAAGATGCCTTCGTATGGGACGTCATCCGACGCGCTGACGCATGGGCGCAGCACACCGGCTGGACTCCCGGCCCCAGCGACGCCTGA
- a CDS encoding CsbD family protein produces the protein MSGTEKTKAHVEQAKGKAKETVGRAVGNERMTAEGRTDQAKGNARQAKEDIKDTLRH, from the coding sequence ATGTCGGGCACCGAGAAGACCAAGGCCCACGTCGAGCAGGCCAAGGGCAAGGCCAAGGAGACCGTCGGCCGGGCCGTCGGCAACGAGCGCATGACCGCCGAGGGCCGCACCGACCAGGCCAAGGGCAACGCCCGCCAGGCCAAGGAAGACATCAAGGACACGCTCCGACACTGA
- the mscL gene encoding large conductance mechanosensitive channel protein MscL — MKGFRSFILRGNVVDLAVGIVIGAAFTAVVNGFVSAFLTPLVGLATGATGDMSRKTFTLGATTFPYGAFINAAISFLLIAGALYFLVVLPINNLHERLAPHQDVQAPKRDCPECLSPVPAQARRCASCTVALPAVPAQAGETTQRLG; from the coding sequence GTGAAGGGCTTCCGCAGTTTCATCCTGCGCGGCAACGTGGTCGACCTGGCGGTCGGCATCGTCATCGGGGCAGCGTTCACCGCCGTGGTGAACGGCTTCGTCAGCGCCTTCCTGACACCACTGGTCGGGCTGGCCACCGGCGCCACCGGCGACATGAGCCGCAAGACCTTCACCCTCGGCGCCACCACGTTCCCCTACGGTGCCTTCATCAACGCCGCGATCAGCTTCCTCCTCATCGCCGGAGCGCTGTACTTCCTGGTCGTGCTGCCGATCAACAATCTCCACGAACGCCTCGCCCCGCACCAGGACGTCCAGGCCCCGAAACGGGACTGTCCCGAATGCCTCAGCCCCGTACCCGCCCAGGCCCGCCGCTGTGCCTCCTGCACTGTCGCCCTGCCGGCCGTACCCGCACAGGCCGGAGAGACGACCCAGCGCCTGGGATGA
- a CDS encoding TIGR03943 family putative permease subunit yields the protein MTGGPPADSEDEPLLGGLGSPLLLVLTGAGLLHITVPSDVYLRYVKEGMWPYLVASGVLLAVLGFAGLGVELARRLKETADDVMGGHDGHGDGLGHDHGHGGAKHVAWLLAAPALTLLFVAPPALGSYTASQDGAASGVERSAYEELGDAPVTPMALEEFIGRSVHAPKTLRGHEVRLLGFVSAGKSPDTWYLNRLKLSCCAADARTLRVEVHGVPAPAKDAWVEVTGVLSAEHVPVENPVPIMEAAALKPVAAPRNPYHDAPPADG from the coding sequence GTGACCGGAGGACCTCCCGCCGACTCGGAAGACGAGCCCCTGCTGGGCGGACTCGGTTCGCCCCTGCTCCTGGTCCTGACCGGCGCGGGACTGCTCCACATCACCGTGCCCAGCGACGTGTACCTCCGGTACGTGAAGGAGGGCATGTGGCCGTACCTCGTCGCGTCCGGGGTCCTGCTGGCCGTCCTGGGCTTCGCGGGACTGGGAGTCGAACTGGCGCGCCGCCTGAAGGAGACCGCGGACGATGTCATGGGAGGGCACGACGGTCACGGTGACGGCCTCGGGCACGACCATGGGCACGGAGGAGCCAAGCACGTGGCCTGGCTCCTGGCCGCACCTGCCCTCACCCTGCTCTTCGTCGCCCCGCCGGCGCTCGGCTCGTACACGGCCTCGCAGGACGGGGCCGCGTCCGGCGTCGAACGGAGCGCCTACGAGGAGCTGGGCGATGCGCCGGTCACCCCGATGGCCCTCGAGGAGTTCATCGGGCGCTCGGTGCACGCGCCGAAGACACTGCGCGGCCACGAGGTCCGGCTGCTGGGGTTCGTCTCCGCCGGGAAGAGCCCGGACACCTGGTACCTCAACCGCTTGAAGCTCAGCTGCTGCGCTGCGGACGCGAGGACCCTGCGGGTGGAGGTGCACGGCGTGCCGGCGCCGGCCAAAGACGCCTGGGTCGAGGTCACGGGCGTCCTGAGCGCCGAGCACGTCCCCGTCGAGAACCCCGTCCCGATCATGGAGGCCGCCGCCCTGAAGCCCGTCGCCGCACCGCGCAACCCCTACCACGACGCGCCGCCCGCGGACGGCTGA